The proteins below are encoded in one region of Belonocnema kinseyi isolate 2016_QV_RU_SX_M_011 chromosome 3, B_treatae_v1, whole genome shotgun sequence:
- the LOC117168749 gene encoding protein LZIC-like — MTSYGKAETDRLRKNLEEQLDRLVQQLEDLENCRDELDASEYEETKNETMDQLREFNESLQRLISGDVTLVDQLGAMQLATQAAISAAFKTPAVIRMFGKREPESLRNRLVEIDRDLKLGKLSKDANERLRGEVLSALRQLGEKLNQSELQLLEKLTLSGVMQSNFIKISENVDESSTSTEDKEMKT, encoded by the exons ATGACGTCATACGGTAAAGCTGAGACTGATCGACTtcggaaaaatttagaagagcaGCTGGACAGGCTCGTACAACAATTGGAGGATTTGGAAAATTGCAG aGATGAATTGGACGCTTCCGAGTATGaagaaactaaaaatgaaacgatGGATCAGCTCAGAGAGTTTAACGAAAGTTTGCAAAGACTTATTTCCGGGGACGTGACTCTTGTCGATCAACTGGGAGCAATGCAATtg GCAACGCAAGCAGCAATTAGTGCAGCTTTCAAAACTCCAGCAGTAATAAGAATGTTTGGCAAACGAGAACCCGAAAGTTTGCGAAATCGTCTCGTAGAAATCGATCGAGATTTGAAGCTTGGAAAATTAAGTAAAGACGCGAATGAAAGGCTACGAGGCGAAGTTTTGAGTGCTTTGAGGCAATTGGGAGAAAAATTGAACCAGTCTGAACTACAGTTATTAGAAAAATTGACCCTCAGCGGGGTAATGCagagcaattttattaaaatcagcgAAAACGTAGACGAAAGTTCCACCTCCACCGAAGACAAGGAAatgaaaacataa